The Edwardsiella tarda ATCC 15947 = NBRC 105688 region ACCAGAGAGTGCTTTTAATAGGCGACGCCGCTCTGAACGGGGAGTATTGGATTTTGCCAATAGCGCATCCAACTTTCTCAGCGCCGCAGATGGACTTTCATCATCTTGGCTTACTTGATCGCTCGACAACACGCTATCAGCAAGCCCTTTCTCAACAGCATCACTACCATTGATATAGGTCTCGTTATCCATCATCTCTGCGATAATGTCGTGAGATAGGCCGCTGCGAGCGGCATAAATATCCTGCATAGCACTATCGAATGGCTCCATATCCCGAGCCACTTTCTCCAGGTCATGCCGGTTACCCATCGCGACAACCCAGCAGTTATGGATCATCAGGAACGCACCGCGCCCGATCTGGATATCATCACCTGCCATAGCAATAATTGACGCCGCAGATGCAGCGATGCCCAAGACCTTAACGGTAACTTTCCCTTCGTATTCACGCAGCTGGTTATAAATAGCCAGTCCTTCAAACATGTCGCCGCCGGGTGAGTTGATGTTGACCGTAACATCATCCCCATTCAGCGAACGCAATATGGCGCCAATACGCTTTGCCGTGACACCATCACCCCAATAGTCTTGACCAATGACGTCAAAAATAGAGATGGTATTGTCATCAGCTTGCGCGGCACGAATGCCGCTATTCCAGTGATCCAGCGCATGAGGCATCACCTCGCATGAAACACGCGCGCAAGGTCGCCCCGCCGGCGCTGCCGGAAGGCTTTTTTTTGTCATTGACGGATTACTCCTGATCGACTGAGTGACTACTTAATGAACTGGAAGACTGAGAGGGTGAATCACTTCTTTCTGGGAATAACCACCCAGCCATTGCTGCGCGAGCGCGCTCACTGGATGACGCTGTTTCATTCCCCAGTTGATCCAATGGGGTCAGGTTAAGTTGCACAGTATAAATATCACCACCATCAATAGGTGGCAGGTTTTCTAAGCGCCGAACATCATTACGACTCATCCACCCGTTTTGTAACGCGGTGGTGTAATAGGCGGAGCGCCCAGCACTATCGGCCCGCAAAAAGCCCTCTACGGAGAACTCTGCAAAATAATCATCATCAGTATCTAATAGACAACGGGCGATCTCCTGCTCGATGTTCACCAACAGTGGGCGCAGCGTATTTGTTAAGAAGATGAGGTTCATCCCCTCAACGCTAGATGCCCAACTGCTCTGTTTTGTTGTATGCCCCACCATCATGGGAGG contains the following coding sequences:
- a CDS encoding head maturation protease, ClpP-related; the encoded protein is MTKKSLPAAPAGRPCARVSCEVMPHALDHWNSGIRAAQADDNTISIFDVIGQDYWGDGVTAKRIGAILRSLNGDDVTVNINSPGGDMFEGLAIYNQLREYEGKVTVKVLGIAASAASIIAMAGDDIQIGRGAFLMIHNCWVVAMGNRHDLEKVARDMEPFDSAMQDIYAARSGLSHDIIAEMMDNETYINGSDAVEKGLADSVLSSDQVSQDDESPSAALRKLDALLAKSNTPRSERRRLLKALSGNTPGAVATSDGTPSATAEINPETLAKLDAALSGMVSACQ